One segment of Paenibacillus sp. FSL R7-0337 DNA contains the following:
- a CDS encoding ATP-binding protein has protein sequence MEHPLNTYNDLLVLLSVAVAFLSCFTALDLTERLLRGQRSSRFILLISLVLGTGLWSMHFIGMRAMEMGVPVSYNLPLLAFSLVIPVAASYMLLVMLNNPHTRSRVYLALGGLLFSSGILIMHFSGILSMRLTATYEQGAFSITLAVLFALIVPVVTASYDPKWLEQAYNMFSFKKLLLVLTLTGAFTGIHYAAMAGASFPIREQTSAAGQVLYLQDSILGMILCGSFLFIVSIVLALLYRDRQRILQSAAFNEQRYTALFEHNPDMVICIDPARKKIISANPALRDITGYSREELGNYKAILYSERDEAAVRDAVTRASRGQSSKLELKVRSKGGEQLICSVTVFPLLHHTEQWVYIVAEDVTALMKYQYELLEARDAAESAVTMKSEFLATMSHEIRTPLNGIIGVNQLLAEEISNPEHLELLQLQSTSSHALLHVMSDILDISRLEADSLSLTKDTFGLKALLQGCMDLFVVSTQDKPLSLELVIEEGLPDKFTGDAVRIRQILINLIGNAVKFTPSGTVTVKVESYGVRETAQALQFMVRDTGIGISPDKLQLLFQSFSQVDASHTRKYPGTGLGLAICKKLVDLMQGEIWAEPAEGGGTQFFFRIKLQSQEHSPEVFFGKDTGGGESAEENEAV, from the coding sequence TTGGAGCATCCTTTGAACACTTACAATGATCTGCTTGTCCTCTTGTCGGTTGCGGTAGCCTTTCTCTCCTGCTTCACGGCGCTCGATCTGACGGAACGCCTGCTTCGCGGCCAGCGGAGCTCCCGGTTCATTCTACTCATATCCCTGGTGCTTGGCACAGGCCTGTGGAGCATGCATTTCATCGGGATGCGGGCAATGGAAATGGGCGTTCCGGTATCGTATAATCTGCCTCTGCTGGCGTTCTCTCTAGTGATCCCCGTCGCAGCTTCTTATATGCTGTTAGTTATGCTGAATAACCCGCACACCCGCAGCAGGGTCTATCTGGCTCTGGGCGGCCTCTTGTTCAGCAGCGGCATCCTGATTATGCATTTCAGCGGCATTCTGTCGATGAGACTTACGGCAACGTATGAGCAAGGCGCCTTCTCTATTACACTGGCGGTGTTGTTCGCCCTGATCGTCCCGGTGGTCACCGCATCCTATGATCCGAAGTGGCTGGAGCAGGCCTACAATATGTTCAGCTTCAAAAAACTGCTGCTTGTCCTGACCCTGACCGGCGCGTTCACAGGCATCCATTACGCTGCCATGGCGGGCGCTTCATTCCCGATAAGAGAACAGACCAGTGCTGCCGGACAAGTGCTCTATTTGCAGGATTCCATACTGGGAATGATTCTCTGCGGCTCTTTCCTGTTCATTGTGTCGATCGTCCTTGCTCTGCTGTACAGGGACCGGCAGCGGATACTCCAGTCAGCAGCTTTTAATGAGCAGCGGTATACTGCGCTGTTTGAGCATAACCCTGATATGGTGATCTGTATTGATCCTGCACGCAAGAAGATTATCAGTGCTAATCCTGCTCTGCGGGACATTACCGGATATAGCAGAGAGGAACTGGGGAATTATAAGGCGATACTTTACAGCGAACGGGATGAAGCGGCTGTTCGGGATGCCGTAACACGTGCGTCACGGGGCCAGTCCTCAAAGCTTGAGCTGAAGGTCCGGAGCAAAGGCGGGGAGCAGCTGATTTGCAGTGTCACCGTCTTTCCTTTGCTACATCATACGGAGCAGTGGGTCTATATTGTGGCCGAGGATGTGACAGCCCTTATGAAGTATCAGTATGAGCTGCTGGAGGCCAGGGATGCCGCGGAGAGTGCTGTGACGATGAAGAGCGAGTTCCTTGCCACCATGAGCCATGAGATTCGCACACCGCTGAACGGCATTATCGGTGTCAACCAGCTGCTGGCCGAGGAGATCAGCAATCCCGAGCATCTGGAGCTCCTGCAGCTTCAGAGTACAAGCAGCCACGCTCTGCTGCATGTGATGAGCGATATTCTCGATATCTCCCGGCTGGAGGCGGATAGTCTCTCGTTGACCAAGGATACATTCGGGCTGAAGGCGCTTCTCCAGGGCTGTATGGATCTGTTCGTGGTGAGCACGCAAGACAAGCCGTTATCCCTGGAGCTTGTGATCGAAGAGGGGCTTCCCGACAAGTTCACCGGGGATGCTGTGCGTATCCGCCAGATTCTGATCAATCTGATCGGCAATGCGGTGAAATTCACGCCATCCGGCACGGTAACGGTTAAGGTGGAGTCCTATGGCGTCAGGGAGACCGCTCAGGCGCTGCAATTCATGGTGCGCGACACCGGCATTGGCATCTCCCCGGATAAGCTGCAGCTGCTCTTCCAGTCCTTCTCGCAGGTGGACGCGTCGCATACCCGCAAATACCCCGGAACGGGTCTGGGCCTTGCGATCTGCAAGAAGCTTGTAGACCTGATGCAAGGAGAGATCTGGGCAGAACCGGCAGAGGGAGGCGGTACACAATTCTTCTTCAGAATTAAGCTGCAGTCGCAGGAGCATTCCCCGGAGGTATTCTTCGGCAAGGATACAGGGGGCGGGGAGTCAGCAGAGGAGAACGAAGCCGTATAA
- a CDS encoding (2Fe-2S)-binding protein — protein sequence MNEFLRQEYSSKFDLHAKVPEGAVYSFAAAELAEEAGMRTFMEAYRPLMKALDDKAAGAYFGGYLSIIALAVQYSVTGYLCVPDFSLRNLQLHLVPADGYCRVAFSLREWGMGQAPADEPERKAWRNEVLTSFYQSTAVPLIRMASQVSGLSLGEIWGQMPTKFNYYAEAFAAELTDPLQLRRLEEDYAYLKDELPAAVFGMPRNPFQVKVRRIESLADPQQTVQMRNRCCMYYRTEGGRLCYTCPRMKEEERSARRVEFRSESTAAVK from the coding sequence ATGAATGAATTCCTGAGGCAAGAATATAGTTCCAAGTTCGATCTCCATGCTAAGGTACCCGAAGGAGCCGTGTATTCCTTCGCCGCTGCAGAACTGGCAGAAGAGGCGGGGATGAGGACCTTCATGGAGGCTTACCGGCCGCTGATGAAGGCGCTTGACGATAAAGCGGCCGGTGCGTATTTCGGTGGTTATCTGAGCATTATTGCACTCGCGGTCCAGTATTCCGTGACCGGCTACCTATGTGTACCGGACTTCAGCTTACGGAACCTTCAGCTGCATCTCGTTCCGGCAGACGGCTACTGCCGTGTTGCCTTCTCGCTTCGTGAATGGGGGATGGGACAAGCTCCTGCGGATGAGCCTGAACGGAAGGCCTGGCGCAATGAGGTGCTCACCAGCTTCTACCAGAGCACAGCCGTGCCGCTGATCCGCATGGCTTCACAGGTGAGTGGCCTTTCGCTTGGGGAGATCTGGGGACAGATGCCGACCAAATTCAATTATTATGCGGAAGCCTTTGCTGCTGAGCTTACAGATCCGCTCCAGCTACGCCGGCTGGAGGAGGATTACGCCTATCTGAAGGATGAGCTGCCTGCTGCCGTATTCGGGATGCCGCGGAATCCGTTCCAGGTGAAGGTGCGGAGAATCGAATCGCTCGCGGACCCGCAGCAGACGGTTCAGATGCGTAACCGCTGCTGCATGTATTACAGGACTGAGGGCGGGCGGCTGTGTTATACCTGTCCCCGGATGAAGGAGGAGGAACGGTCCGCACGGCGGGTGGAATTCCGTTCCGAGAGCACGGCGGCTGTCAAATAG
- a CDS encoding ABC transporter ATP-binding protein has translation MSERLNTEQLSIGYAETMIVKGLNLSLPTGKITALVGANGSGKSTILKTMARIMKPKSGNVMLDGKSIHNLSTKEVARQLAILPQNPTAPDGLTVSELVGYGRYPHQKGFGSLTPEDRSIIAEAIELTGMNEFRDRPIDRLSGGQRQRAWIAMALAQQTEILFLDEPTTFLDMAHQLEVLQLLQKLNEQEGRTIIMVVHDLNHASRYAQHMVAIKSGNVISEGAPNEVMTPAVLREVFGIEADIVPDPRTGVPLCLPYELAAYKVAGL, from the coding sequence ATGTCGGAACGTTTAAATACAGAGCAGCTGAGCATCGGATATGCGGAGACAATGATTGTAAAGGGGCTGAATCTGTCGCTTCCGACAGGGAAGATTACGGCGCTCGTCGGAGCGAACGGCTCCGGGAAGTCCACGATTCTGAAGACGATGGCCCGGATCATGAAGCCTAAGAGCGGGAATGTCATGCTGGACGGGAAGTCCATTCATAATCTGTCTACCAAAGAGGTGGCCCGCCAGTTGGCGATTCTGCCGCAGAATCCTACTGCCCCGGACGGCTTAACGGTATCTGAGCTGGTAGGGTACGGCCGGTATCCGCATCAGAAGGGCTTCGGCAGCCTGACGCCTGAAGACCGCAGCATTATTGCCGAGGCGATTGAATTGACCGGTATGAATGAATTCCGTGACCGGCCGATTGACCGGCTCTCCGGCGGACAACGGCAGCGGGCCTGGATCGCTATGGCGCTGGCACAGCAGACGGAGATTCTGTTCCTTGATGAGCCGACGACTTTCCTGGATATGGCCCATCAGCTGGAGGTGCTTCAGCTGCTGCAGAAGCTGAATGAGCAGGAAGGCCGGACGATCATTATGGTTGTCCATGATTTGAACCATGCCTCCCGTTACGCGCAGCACATGGTAGCGATCAAATCCGGCAATGTGATCAGTGAAGGCGCTCCGAATGAGGTAATGACACCGGCAGTGCTGCGTGAGGTATTCGGCATTGAGGCGGATATTGTGCCTGATCCGCGTACAGGTGTGCCGCTCTGTCTGCCTTACGAGCTGGCTGCGTACAAAGTTGCCGGGCTGTAG
- a CDS encoding disulfide oxidoreductase encodes MTAFSAFCRRNCLYLAWFVCVVAVAGSLYLSEVLHYEPCKLCWFQRIFMYPQLFLLGIATYRADKRIIPYVLPLSLIGGCISIYHYAEQKIPALSKVLPCTIGVPCNKDYLNWFGFVTIPLLALIAFVLISILLWTGRKEEPAE; translated from the coding sequence ATGACAGCCTTCTCTGCCTTCTGCCGGCGTAATTGTCTCTACTTGGCCTGGTTCGTCTGTGTGGTGGCTGTAGCGGGAAGCCTGTATCTCAGTGAGGTCCTGCATTACGAGCCGTGCAAGCTGTGCTGGTTCCAGCGGATCTTCATGTACCCGCAGCTGTTCCTGCTGGGGATCGCCACCTACCGGGCGGACAAGCGGATCATTCCTTATGTGCTTCCCCTTAGTCTGATCGGCGGCTGTATCTCTATTTATCATTATGCAGAGCAGAAAATTCCGGCGCTCAGCAAGGTGCTTCCCTGCACCATCGGCGTACCGTGCAACAAGGATTATCTGAATTGGTTCGGATTTGTTACGATCCCTCTGCTTGCACTTATAGCCTTTGTCTTAATCTCCATTCTGCTCTGGACAGGACGGAAAGAGGAGCCTGCAGAGTAA
- the queC gene encoding 7-cyano-7-deazaguanine synthase QueC → MVNRKALVVFSGGQDSTTCLAWALQEFQEVQVVTFNYNQRHAAEIEVAKAIAARFGVKQHILDLGLLNQLAPNALTRDDIDITAGEGEELPSTFVDGRNLLFLSFAAILAKQLGYSNIITGVCQTDFSGYPDCRDVFVKSLNVTLNLSMDVEFVIHTPLMWLDKKQTWKLADELGQFDYVREQTLTCYNGIIGSGCGTCPACLLRQRGLEQYEAERQEAGL, encoded by the coding sequence ATGGTAAATAGAAAAGCATTAGTCGTCTTCAGCGGCGGCCAAGACAGCACGACCTGCCTGGCGTGGGCATTGCAGGAGTTCCAGGAGGTTCAGGTGGTCACGTTCAATTATAATCAGCGCCATGCGGCCGAGATTGAAGTCGCCAAGGCAATTGCCGCGAGGTTCGGTGTGAAGCAGCATATTCTGGACCTGGGGCTGCTGAACCAGCTTGCTCCCAACGCCTTGACCCGGGATGATATTGACATTACCGCAGGCGAGGGAGAAGAGCTGCCCAGTACGTTCGTGGATGGACGTAATCTGCTGTTCCTGTCCTTCGCGGCCATTCTGGCCAAGCAGCTTGGCTACTCCAACATTATCACCGGGGTCTGCCAAACGGACTTCAGCGGGTACCCGGACTGCCGTGATGTGTTCGTGAAGTCGCTGAATGTCACGCTTAATCTGTCGATGGATGTGGAGTTCGTCATTCATACCCCGCTGATGTGGCTGGACAAAAAGCAAACCTGGAAGCTGGCAGACGAGCTGGGCCAGTTCGATTATGTCCGGGAGCAGACCTTGACCTGCTATAACGGGATCATTGGCAGCGGCTGCGGTACCTGTCCGGCATGTCTCCTGCGTCAGCGCGGTCTGGAGCAATATGAGGCAGAGCGTCAGGAGGCGGGACTATAA
- a CDS encoding APC family permease, with product MVSKVKRLLIGRPMKSNELDHEKLSKVKALAVLSSDALSSVAYGTEQILIVLVAAGFTAIWYSLPIALAVLGLLAILILSYRQTIFAYPQGGGAYIVAKTNLGVHTGLLAGGSLLVDYILTVAVSASAGTDAITSAFPNLHNHSVLIAVSVIVLLTIVNLRGVTESASFIAIPVYLFVVSIFVLIIAGIFKYATGGAHAHVPEIGTAVSNVSMFLLLKAFSSGCSALTGVEAVSNAIPNFKAPAEKNAAKTLMLMGLILGAMFTGITLLAYWYGIMPDEKATVVSQITESTFGRGGLYFFIQGITAVILFLAANTAYSAFPLLAFMFAKDKYLPHAFMVRGDRLGFSNGIIFLGVMSAVLVAAFHGNTEGLIPLYAVGVFIPFTLSQLGMMVQWYRTKPQGWQSKFAVNTVGMLTTLTITMIFIITKFSSVWMAFIFLPVVIIVFHRIHRHYMNIADQLRICPATDKPCIKGSTVVVPVAGVTRAVLHSISYAKSLTDNVVAVYVGFDEEEIHKMEQKWEEWNPGVRLIVLRSRYRSIIRPLVKFIDTVEWKTSSTDHITVLIPQFVTKHWWQAVLHNQTSLFIRSYLMNQKDIVIATVPFHLHK from the coding sequence ATGGTAAGCAAGGTAAAACGACTATTGATCGGGCGTCCGATGAAGTCGAACGAACTCGATCATGAAAAGTTATCCAAGGTGAAAGCACTGGCTGTCCTGTCTTCTGATGCGCTCTCGTCTGTAGCCTACGGAACAGAACAAATTCTAATCGTACTGGTGGCCGCCGGGTTCACCGCCATCTGGTACTCCTTGCCAATTGCATTAGCCGTACTGGGCTTGCTGGCTATTCTGATTCTGTCCTATCGGCAGACGATATTCGCTTATCCGCAGGGCGGAGGAGCTTATATTGTAGCCAAAACCAATCTTGGAGTGCATACTGGGCTTCTGGCTGGCGGCTCGCTGCTGGTGGATTACATTCTGACGGTGGCGGTAAGCGCCTCGGCGGGGACGGACGCGATCACTTCAGCTTTTCCAAATCTGCATAATCATAGTGTCCTCATAGCGGTATCTGTTATCGTACTCTTAACGATTGTTAATCTGCGCGGGGTGACCGAATCGGCTTCGTTCATCGCCATCCCGGTCTATCTGTTCGTCGTCTCCATCTTCGTGCTGATTATCGCAGGGATCTTCAAATATGCAACCGGCGGGGCTCATGCACACGTTCCTGAGATTGGTACGGCAGTCTCCAATGTCAGTATGTTCCTGCTGCTGAAGGCATTCAGCTCCGGTTGTTCGGCCCTAACCGGGGTAGAGGCGGTCTCCAATGCCATTCCTAACTTCAAAGCGCCGGCGGAGAAAAATGCAGCCAAAACGCTGATGCTCATGGGCCTCATTCTCGGAGCTATGTTCACAGGCATTACGCTGCTGGCTTACTGGTACGGCATCATGCCCGATGAGAAGGCCACCGTGGTCTCACAGATTACCGAGTCTACCTTCGGCCGTGGCGGGCTGTACTTCTTCATTCAGGGGATTACGGCGGTTATCCTGTTCCTGGCAGCCAATACGGCTTACTCGGCCTTCCCGCTGCTGGCGTTCATGTTCGCCAAAGACAAATATCTGCCCCATGCCTTCATGGTGCGCGGCGACCGGCTTGGCTTCTCCAACGGCATTATTTTCCTCGGCGTCATGTCGGCAGTGCTCGTAGCTGCATTTCACGGGAATACGGAAGGACTCATTCCATTATATGCAGTAGGGGTATTCATTCCGTTCACGCTGTCGCAGCTAGGAATGATGGTCCAATGGTACAGAACGAAGCCGCAAGGCTGGCAGAGCAAGTTCGCCGTGAATACGGTCGGGATGCTCACCACGTTAACGATCACCATGATCTTCATTATCACCAAATTCTCCAGCGTGTGGATGGCCTTCATCTTCCTGCCGGTCGTCATTATCGTGTTCCACCGGATTCACCGCCATTATATGAATATTGCCGATCAGCTGCGGATCTGTCCCGCTACCGATAAGCCTTGTATCAAAGGAAGCACCGTAGTCGTTCCGGTCGCCGGTGTGACCCGCGCAGTACTACATTCGATCAGCTATGCGAAGTCATTGACTGATAATGTGGTCGCTGTATATGTAGGCTTTGATGAAGAAGAGATTCACAAGATGGAGCAGAAGTGGGAGGAGTGGAACCCCGGAGTACGCCTGATCGTACTGCGCTCCCGCTACCGCAGTATTATCCGCCCGCTGGTGAAATTCATCGATACAGTAGAGTGGAAGACCTCTTCAACGGATCATATTACCGTCCTGATTCCGCAATTCGTTACCAAGCATTGGTGGCAGGCGGTGCTGCATAATCAGACCAGCTTGTTCATCCGCTCTTATCTGATGAATCAGAAGGATATTGTCATCGCCACGGTTCCTTTCCATCTGCATAAATAA
- a CDS encoding DsbA family protein: MSKTKKNNVMAPQMSKQEKRRAEQEQQKQKTRILIVSTVAIVVIIFVGLFILASKDSSPAGTDSKPVAFNYSEMMRLGKEDAPVKIVEFGDFKCPACAQFTGVIKPQIVQGYVDQNKAAFYFVNLAFIGKDSRTASLAALSVYHQNQEAFWKYFDAIYANQGNEDKEWATPDFMVSLAKQLELPVDYDLLRKDIEGRTYEKELDRDIQLGTDAGVTNTPSLFVNGIKVKEPFNMEEIDAQIQAATAAAGAAQ; this comes from the coding sequence TTGAGCAAAACAAAAAAGAACAATGTCATGGCTCCCCAAATGAGCAAGCAGGAGAAGCGCAGGGCAGAGCAGGAACAGCAGAAGCAGAAAACGAGAATTCTGATCGTGAGTACGGTGGCTATCGTCGTTATTATTTTTGTAGGCTTATTCATACTTGCTTCGAAGGACTCTTCTCCTGCCGGTACAGACAGTAAGCCGGTTGCCTTCAATTACAGCGAAATGATGCGGCTTGGCAAGGAGGATGCTCCGGTTAAAATTGTGGAATTCGGCGATTTCAAATGTCCGGCTTGCGCCCAGTTCACCGGTGTGATCAAACCGCAGATCGTTCAGGGTTATGTAGATCAGAATAAAGCAGCCTTCTATTTCGTGAATCTGGCCTTCATCGGCAAGGATTCCAGAACGGCCTCCCTGGCAGCGCTATCGGTGTATCATCAGAACCAGGAAGCGTTCTGGAAATACTTCGATGCGATCTATGCCAACCAAGGGAATGAAGACAAGGAGTGGGCTACGCCTGACTTCATGGTGAGTCTCGCCAAGCAGCTGGAGCTGCCGGTCGATTATGACCTGCTGCGCAAGGATATTGAGGGCCGCACCTATGAGAAGGAGCTGGACCGGGATATTCAGCTTGGCACGGATGCGGGCGTAACGAATACACCTTCCTTGTTCGTGAACGGCATCAAGGTGAAGGAGCCTTTCAATATGGAGGAGATTGACGCTCAGATTCAAGCAGCTACAGCAGCAGCGGGAGCTGCCCAATGA
- a CDS encoding 6-carboxytetrahydropterin synthase, protein MRGEVAVCKIFTFDAAHQLIGHKGKCSNLHGHTYKLEVVLKGVPSAEEGQSDEGFVIDFSDIKAAVQEAVIERLDHAFLAMGNEPVLETLLSTGSKVALLSFRTTAENLSAYIAYELKRAALPVYSVKLWETPTSWAEVLAADIPEEGPAYRLYGGCDHE, encoded by the coding sequence ATGCGGGGCGAAGTAGCCGTCTGCAAGATCTTCACCTTCGACGCTGCCCATCAGCTCATCGGACACAAGGGGAAATGCAGCAATCTGCATGGGCATACCTACAAGCTGGAGGTAGTGCTGAAAGGAGTGCCGTCCGCTGAGGAAGGGCAGTCGGATGAAGGTTTCGTCATCGATTTCAGCGATATTAAGGCGGCTGTACAGGAGGCGGTGATTGAACGGCTGGATCATGCTTTTCTGGCGATGGGCAATGAACCTGTGCTGGAGACACTACTCTCGACAGGCTCCAAAGTCGCGCTGCTCTCCTTCCGTACCACAGCAGAGAATCTGTCTGCTTACATTGCCTATGAGCTGAAACGGGCGGCGCTGCCGGTGTACTCAGTCAAGCTATGGGAGACTCCTACCTCCTGGGCTGAGGTGCTGGCAGCAGATATTCCCGAGGAGGGACCGGCTTACCGGCTGTATGGTGGCTGCGATCATGAGTAA
- a CDS encoding hemolysin family protein, with protein MSDPLPGILHVGLIILLVLLNGFFVSVEYAMVKVRSGRIESLIEEGSKRALAARNIVHNLDGFLSACQLGVTLASLALGWLGEPAVATIVGPLVRGLGFDETTVFVISLIIAFMFITVLHIVLGELAPKTIAVNKAEAVLLLTAGPMNVFYRIMFPFIWVVNGLARGLLRIFRLTPASELATAHTEEEIRILMQESNKSGLIDNTEMTLVDNIFGFADTMAREIMIPRTEMICLNTHLETEENLEIAFDGMRTRYPVCDGDKDHILGFIHIKDMIREKAPSYNELIRPILTVPESIQISSLLKVMQRAKTQIAILIDEYGGTSGMVTLEDIMEEIVGEIQDEFDEERPGIEQLGEDEFSLDGLMLIEEINDKLGIHMETDDYDTIGGWLYSKLEVNPPQKGQSIEFDNHLFVVEETDNKRISRIKLLKLQLLTEEAGA; from the coding sequence TTGAGCGACCCTTTACCCGGTATATTACATGTAGGACTTATTATTTTGCTTGTGCTGCTTAACGGTTTTTTCGTTTCGGTGGAGTACGCGATGGTGAAGGTGCGCAGCGGGCGCATTGAATCGCTGATTGAGGAAGGCAGCAAGAGAGCGCTGGCGGCAAGGAACATTGTCCATAATCTGGATGGATTTCTGTCGGCCTGCCAGCTTGGGGTAACCCTTGCTTCACTTGCACTGGGCTGGCTGGGAGAACCGGCCGTGGCCACGATTGTGGGGCCGCTGGTCAGAGGTCTGGGCTTTGATGAAACGACCGTATTTGTCATCTCCCTGATTATTGCCTTCATGTTCATCACGGTTCTCCATATCGTACTCGGCGAGCTTGCACCGAAGACCATTGCTGTGAATAAGGCTGAGGCGGTGCTTCTGTTAACTGCGGGACCGATGAATGTGTTCTACCGGATCATGTTTCCATTCATCTGGGTGGTTAACGGGCTTGCCCGGGGACTGCTGAGGATCTTCCGTCTGACACCGGCTTCCGAGCTGGCTACTGCGCATACGGAGGAAGAAATCCGCATTCTGATGCAGGAGAGTAACAAAAGCGGCTTGATCGACAACACAGAAATGACACTGGTGGATAATATTTTTGGATTTGCCGACACGATGGCCCGGGAGATTATGATTCCGCGTACCGAGATGATCTGTCTGAACACGCATCTGGAGACGGAGGAGAATCTGGAGATTGCCTTCGATGGCATGAGAACCCGTTATCCGGTCTGTGACGGTGACAAGGACCATATTCTTGGTTTCATTCATATCAAGGATATGATTCGGGAGAAGGCACCGAGCTATAATGAACTGATCCGTCCGATATTGACGGTACCGGAATCGATTCAGATCAGCAGCCTCCTGAAGGTCATGCAGCGTGCCAAGACCCAGATCGCCATTCTTATTGATGAATACGGCGGTACCTCGGGGATGGTTACACTGGAGGATATTATGGAAGAGATTGTCGGTGAGATTCAGGATGAGTTCGACGAGGAGCGGCCCGGCATTGAGCAGCTGGGAGAGGATGAGTTCTCTTTAGACGGACTGATGCTGATTGAAGAGATTAACGACAAGCTCGGAATCCATATGGAGACTGATGATTATGATACGATCGGCGGCTGGCTGTATTCCAAGCTGGAGGTCAATCCGCCGCAAAAGGGCCAGTCTATTGAGTTCGACAATCATTTATTCGTGGTCGAAGAAACCGATAATAAGCGGATTTCCCGGATTAAGCTGCTGAAGCTGCAGTTATTGACGGAAGAAGCCGGAGCATAA
- the queF gene encoding preQ(1) synthase — MSEGRRQEEMQEVTLLGNQGTQYKFGYDPGILEAFDNKHPGRDYFVKFNCPEFTSLCPVTGQPDFGVMYISYIPDIRMVESKSLKLYLFSFRNHGDFHEDCVNIIMNDLISLMEPRYIEVWGKFTPRGGISIDPYCNWGRLGTKYEAMAEHRLMNHDLYPEKVDNR; from the coding sequence ATGTCAGAAGGTAGAAGGCAAGAAGAAATGCAGGAGGTTACCCTGCTGGGCAACCAAGGCACGCAGTACAAGTTCGGCTATGATCCGGGGATTCTGGAGGCGTTCGATAACAAACATCCCGGCCGCGATTATTTTGTCAAATTCAACTGTCCCGAGTTCACCAGCTTGTGTCCCGTGACCGGTCAGCCGGATTTCGGGGTGATGTATATCTCGTACATTCCTGATATCCGAATGGTAGAATCGAAGTCACTGAAGCTCTATCTGTTCAGCTTCCGTAATCATGGGGATTTCCATGAGGACTGTGTCAACATTATTATGAATGATCTGATCTCGCTGATGGAGCCGCGTTATATCGAAGTGTGGGGCAAATTCACGCCGCGCGGCGGTATTTCCATCGATCCTTACTGCAACTGGGGGCGTCTGGGAACCAAATATGAGGCGATGGCCGAGCACCGGCTGATGAATCATGATCTGTATCCCGAGAAAGTGGACAACCGTTAA
- the murB gene encoding UDP-N-acetylmuramate dehydrogenase translates to MNIDNIYEDLQPLVTAGSLKRRESLKDLVYTRMGGEADILAAPVTYEEIQIISAYALDHQIPLTILGNGSNVIIRDGGIRGIVLQTSDLSGMGIRDGLLYAQCGAKIIDVSRYALEQELTGLEFACGIPGTVGGALYMNAGAYGGEVKDVLHSALVIDQNGQLLTLHSDQLEWGYRSSLFASGQYIVLEARFKLLPGDPAAIKASMDELTYLRESKQPLEYPSCGSVFKRPPGRFAGQLIQESGLQGTRIGGAEVSRKHAGFIINADNATASDYIGLIQHVRSAVKHKFDVELETEVEIIGEEL, encoded by the coding sequence ATGAATATTGACAACATATATGAGGATTTACAGCCGCTAGTAACAGCAGGCTCGCTGAAGCGCCGTGAGAGCCTTAAGGATCTGGTCTATACCCGCATGGGCGGCGAAGCGGATATCTTGGCTGCCCCGGTTACATATGAAGAGATCCAGATCATCTCTGCCTATGCCCTTGATCATCAGATCCCGCTTACGATTCTCGGCAACGGCTCCAATGTCATTATCCGGGACGGAGGCATCCGCGGCATCGTGCTCCAGACCTCGGATCTGTCCGGGATGGGCATCCGTGACGGGCTGCTGTATGCGCAGTGCGGGGCGAAGATTATCGATGTCTCGCGCTATGCGCTGGAGCAGGAGCTGACCGGTCTGGAATTCGCCTGCGGCATCCCCGGCACGGTAGGCGGGGCTCTGTATATGAATGCCGGAGCCTACGGCGGTGAAGTGAAGGATGTCCTGCACAGTGCGCTTGTGATCGATCAGAATGGCCAGCTCCTCACCCTGCACAGCGATCAGCTGGAATGGGGATACCGCAGCAGCCTCTTCGCCAGCGGACAGTATATTGTACTGGAGGCGAGATTCAAGCTTCTTCCAGGCGATCCTGCCGCGATTAAGGCGTCCATGGATGAGTTAACCTATCTGCGGGAATCGAAGCAGCCGCTGGAGTATCCGTCCTGCGGCAGTGTCTTCAAGCGGCCGCCGGGCCGGTTCGCGGGGCAGCTGATTCAGGAGAGCGGACTCCAGGGTACGCGCATCGGAGGCGCAGAGGTCTCGCGTAAGCATGCGGGCTTCATTATCAACGCCGACAATGCAACGGCCAGTGATTATATCGGATTAATCCAGCATGTCCGCTCAGCGGTGAAGCACAAGTTCGATGTAGAGCTGGAGACGGAAGTGGAGATTATCGGGGAAGAATTATAG